GGTACTCGGCCGCCTGCTGCCTCGCCCCACCGCTCGCCTCGGCCAGTGCCAGGTTCACCAGCACAGTGCCCTCCGCGTCCCGGTCGTCGTGTACGGAAGCAATGCCCAACGCCGCCGAGAACTCCGCCCTGGCGTCGTGCAGCCGACCGGCTCGCGTCTGCGCGATACCGAGGATGTTGCGAACGATGAGCTCGCCGTACCAGTCCTTACCTGCTCTGGTAGCCGCAGCAACGTCCGCAACCACAGGGGCCCAGCCCGGTACGTCACCACCGCTCTCGATGTACTGATGCACCGCACTGGTCAACAGCCACGCGTTAGCAACGTCGTTGGCGGCCAAGAGCCGGCTGATTGCTGTCGGAAGCTCAGTACGTCGACTGGCGAACCACTCGCGCGCAGCGACAGCATGCGGACCTACTAGTGCAGCGGAGGCGTCAACCACAGCCCGTACGTAACTCTCCGACGGCCCGGGCGCCGGCTCATCCACTAGCAGCTGTTGCTGCAGGGTACGCAGCTCCGGACCCGGCTCAGTACCCAACTCGTCGACCAGTGCGCTCCGCGCCTTCTGGTACGTGGCCAGTGCGTCAGCCCGGCGTCCGGCATCCCGGTACGCGACCAGCAGCCGCATCCAGTTCGTCTCTCGCAGTGGGTCTTCAGTGGTCAGGCTCTTGCCCAGTGCGATCGCATCGGCGAACCGCCCCGTACCGATCAAGGCATCCGCCAACCGCTCACGTACTGACCAGTGCAGCTCGGTCAGCCGTGCCACCTCCGGCTGGTACCGATCGGTCACCAACCCCTCGTACGGCGTGCCGCGCCAGAGTGACTGCGCCGACTCCAGGTGCGTCAACGCACCAGCCGAGTCCCGCGCCGCCAGTGCGTCATCCCCGGCGGCCAGCAGAGTACACATCCGGTCTGAGTCCAGCTCACCGGTCTCCACGCGGATGCGGTAGGCCTTGGAGCGGCTCTCGATCCGCTGTCCGTCCGCACCCAGCGGAGGCAGCGTTCGGCGCAGCTGCCAGATGTACGTACCGATGTTGCGCTCGGCCGACACCGGCGGCGTGCGACCGGACCAGACCGTGTCGATGATCTCGCCCACGCCGACCCACGTGTTCGCCTTGACCAGCAGCAACGCCAGCAACGCCCGTGGCTTGTCGGCCCGGATGTAGCTCACCGCATCGGTGCCATCGATCTCCACCGGCCCCAGCACCCGGAACAACACCGCCGCACCACCTCCACACGCTCACCGCAGGCCAACACCGAACCACTCGGGATCACTCGGACGCAACGTCCACGACCCCGGTTCCGCGACTCACCGCCGATATTCCATTACCGAAGGTAGTTACCCCGAGCGGCACCTGACGAACATAAAGGCCCGTAGGCTCAGATCCTGAGATCCAGCTGTCGGATCGGGGCAACAGCGTTCGTAGCAGAGGTGACGGGTCGCCCGCGAGGGGCACCACCGGCGTACGGGAGACGACGATGCAGTACTTGGTTTCGGTGATCGACGACACGCCGAACTCCGCCACCGACGCGGAGATGGTCGCGATCGACGCGTTCAACGACGGCCTGATCGCCGACGGGCACTGGGTGTTCGCCGGTGGGCTCGCGGCGCCCGACTCGGCCACCGTCATCGACAACACCGGCGCGGCGCCGATCTTCACCGACGGTCCGTTCGTGGAGTCGAAGGAGTACCTGGCCGGCTTCTGGGTGATGGAGGCGCCGGACCTGGACGTGGCGCTGAAACTGGCCGCGGCCGGTTCGAAGGCGTGCAACCGGAGGGTCGAGGTCCGGCCGTTCCTGTGAACTCGTACGAGGCGGCGATCACCCGCGTGCACCACGAGGAGTGGGCACGGGTGGTCGCGTCGCTGGCCAAGCGGTTCGGTGACCTGGACATCGCCGAGGAGGCGGCGGCCGAGGCGTTCGCGACCGCTGTCGAGCGCTGGCCGGAGACCGGTGTGCCGCCGAACCCGGGCGCCTGGCTGACCACTACCGCGAACCGCAAGGCGATCGACCGGCTGCGGCGCGAGACCAAGCGCGACGACAAGCACAAGGAGGCTCAGATGCGGTACGAAGAACCGCCCGAGCCACTGGGTGCGATCGACGACGAGCGGCTGCGACTGATCTTCACCTGCTGCCACCCGGCGCTGGCCATGGAGACACGGGTAGCGCTGACGCTCCGCATGGTCGCGGGGCTGACCGTACCCGAGATAGCCCGCGCCTTCCTGGTGCAGGAGACCGCTATGGGTCAGCGGATCACCCGTGCGAAGGCGAAGATCAAGGCGGCCAACATCCCGTACCGGGTGCCATCCGCGGAGGACCTGCCGACACGGGTCTCCGGTGTACTCGCTGTGCTGTTCCTGGTGTTCAACGAGGGCTATCTGGCGAGTAGCGCGGACACCGACCCCGTACGACAGGAGCTGACCGCAGAGGCGATCCGGTTGACCCGTCTGATCCGCACACTGCTCCCAGCCGACGGGGAGGTTGCTGGACTGCTCGCACTGATGCTGTTGACCGAAGCACGTCGTACTGCCCGGGTGTCGGCTACTGGTGAGCTGGTGTCACTGGACGAACAGGACCGCGGCTCCTGGGACACCACGCTGATCGCAGAGGGCCACCAGCTTGTCCGTGAACGCCTGGCCGCGCGGGTACGTCCCGGCCGGTACCAGATCCTCGCTGCGATCAACGCCGTACACACGTCTGCCCGCGACGCCCGCGACACCGACTGGTCCCAGGTGGTCGCACTGTACGACCAGCTACGCGTACTGGACCCGTCTCCGATCGTCGCACTCAACCACGCCATCGCCATGGCCGAACTGGACGGCCCAGACGTCGCACTGGCCGCAATAGACCGTTTAGAACCAAGACTGGCCGCCTACCACCCGTACCACGCCGCCCGAGCCGACCTTCTCCGCCGCTTGGGTCGCAGCCAAGAGTCCCGCACCGCCTACGACAAAGCCATAGCCCTAACCGCCAACACCGCCGAAACCGCCTACCTAACCCGCCGCCGCTCCCAACTCAGCTAACCCAGCGATCCGCTGGACCCGAGAAAGGAGCGGGCGACCTCCCCCTGGTCACCCTTCGGCGGGCACCTTCTCCTCTACCGTGGCGCGGACTGCTTCGAGTTGGATTACCACGGCTCGGGCGCCGGGGTCGACGATACCGAGGACGCGGTCGCCGAGGTAGCTGGATCGGCCGCGGGCGGCCTGAATGTCGGCTGTTGACTCGGTGCCGGCGCGCGCCGCGATGACGGCGTCAGCCAGCCGCCCCGTACGCAACGCCTCCGCCGCCGGGATCAACGCGTCCAGCATGGTCCGATCGCCGATCCCCGCGCCGCCAAGCTCGGCGATCGCGTGTACGCCGGCCTCGAACGCGACCGGCCACGATTCGCCGGAGTCCAACGTTCCCGCGATCCGGAGCACGAGCGCCGCGTACAGCGGTCCGGATGTACCCCCGATCACCCGCCGTACGGTGCCCGCGATTCCGCGAAGTACGGCCGCGTCGTCGCTCCCGTCGTACTGCACCTTGTCCTCGAGAACGGCCCGCGCGCCGCGAGCGAGGCTCAGCCCCAGATCCCCGTCACCGACCAGCTGGTCGAGCCTGGTCAGCTCGTCCTCGGCCTCGATCAGGCTCGCGCAGATCGTCTCGACGGTCCGCCACAGTACCGATTCGCCGTCGACCGGAACGGTGCTCACGGCAACATTCTCGGCCTCGCTGACCGGCAGTGAGAGCTCGCTCGCGACCCGGCCCACATGCGCCGCCGGCCAGGTCGTGGTCTGCGTCGGGGCATCCAGCCGCCCCAGCAACTGGTCGTCGACCCGCGCCAGGCTCAACGAACATCCAGCCATTTCCAGCGCGGTCAGGAACGTACCCACCCAGGCGCGCTCGACCTTGATCCCCTGCTCACCAAGGAATGTCACGGCCCGCCGGGCGACGATGCCGAGCTCCATCGTCGGGGTACCACCGAGGTTGTTCACCAGCAGTA
The genomic region above belongs to Kribbella solani and contains:
- a CDS encoding RNA polymerase sigma factor, with translation MNSYEAAITRVHHEEWARVVASLAKRFGDLDIAEEAAAEAFATAVERWPETGVPPNPGAWLTTTANRKAIDRLRRETKRDDKHKEAQMRYEEPPEPLGAIDDERLRLIFTCCHPALAMETRVALTLRMVAGLTVPEIARAFLVQETAMGQRITRAKAKIKAANIPYRVPSAEDLPTRVSGVLAVLFLVFNEGYLASSADTDPVRQELTAEAIRLTRLIRTLLPADGEVAGLLALMLLTEARRTARVSATGELVSLDEQDRGSWDTTLIAEGHQLVRERLAARVRPGRYQILAAINAVHTSARDARDTDWSQVVALYDQLRVLDPSPIVALNHAIAMAELDGPDVALAAIDRLEPRLAAYHPYHAARADLLRRLGRSQESRTAYDKAIALTANTAETAYLTRRRSQLS
- a CDS encoding YciI family protein yields the protein MQYLVSVIDDTPNSATDAEMVAIDAFNDGLIADGHWVFAGGLAAPDSATVIDNTGAAPIFTDGPFVESKEYLAGFWVMEAPDLDVALKLAAAGSKACNRRVEVRPFL
- a CDS encoding dihydroxyacetone kinase family protein, yielding MKKLVNDPAKVVPEMLQGFVLTNPGLRLAGDGVVVRADHAALRQRGQVALVSGGGAGHEPAHAGYVGPGMLTAAVVGDVFTSPSVDAVLAAIRAVGGPGGVLLIVKNYTGDRLNFGLAAEIARTEGHQVEMIVVADDAALAAGGGNAGRRGLAGTVLVHKVAGAAAEAGLPLAEVKREALAAAGSIATMGVALSACTVPAAGKPGLELAMDEIEWGLGIHGEPGVERGAIRPADEVVDALLGRLVADRGIGAGDRVVLLVNNLGGTPTMELGIVARRAVTFLGEQGIKVERAWVGTFLTALEMAGCSLSLARVDDQLLGRLDAPTQTTTWPAAHVGRVASELSLPVSEAENVAVSTVPVDGESVLWRTVETICASLIEAEDELTRLDQLVGDGDLGLSLARGARAVLEDKVQYDGSDDAAVLRGIAGTVRRVIGGTSGPLYAALVLRIAGTLDSGESWPVAFEAGVHAIAELGGAGIGDRTMLDALIPAAEALRTGRLADAVIAARAGTESTADIQAARGRSSYLGDRVLGIVDPGARAVVIQLEAVRATVEEKVPAEG
- a CDS encoding BTAD domain-containing putative transcriptional regulator, producing the protein MLFRVLGPVEIDGTDAVSYIRADKPRALLALLLVKANTWVGVGEIIDTVWSGRTPPVSAERNIGTYIWQLRRTLPPLGADGQRIESRSKAYRIRVETGELDSDRMCTLLAAGDDALAARDSAGALTHLESAQSLWRGTPYEGLVTDRYQPEVARLTELHWSVRERLADALIGTGRFADAIALGKSLTTEDPLRETNWMRLLVAYRDAGRRADALATYQKARSALVDELGTEPGPELRTLQQQLLVDEPAPGPSESYVRAVVDASAALVGPHAVAAREWFASRRTELPTAISRLLAANDVANAWLLTSAVHQYIESGGDVPGWAPVVADVAAATRAGKDWYGELIVRNILGIAQTRAGRLHDARAEFSAALGIASVHDDRDAEGTVLVNLALAEASGGARQQAAEYLRRALRLLPDSATAAEARQALADLGEPEHPARSSVAS